Proteins encoded within one genomic window of Anopheles gambiae chromosome 3, idAnoGambNW_F1_1, whole genome shotgun sequence:
- the LOC1277460 gene encoding ionotropic receptor 21a codes for MFKRIVLAVINIVFLIVGTTAFASLHHPESFNQQLIRYKGRDSSNGYFELASEAYYTGAYDLVEELNETATCWRADCREQSNGSPVVRDRRRVDPTFYGHPKTREQIWERNFAHVIEDNRQTLSLVTLLNKIILKYLHSCIPIVLFDTYVATTENYMLEALFSDFPITYITGRIGPNYTLDNPGILEPTGPQCRSYIIFLADVMMTRKVIGPQMNSYVVLIPRSSQWKLQEFLAAKQSRDIINLLVIGESYSVDKRINNEQPYVLYTHELYIDGLGANRPQVLTSWIGNKFSRNNVNLFPRKLRKGFSGHRFTVKAAHQPPFMIKRLSTDGVGNVNIRWEGLEMRLLRVMAQYLNFTYDIIEPGRTELGPGDAVVEEIKRGQGDMGLAGIYVTIERNLATEMSVSHSTDCAAFLTLMSSALPRYRAILGPFQWPVWVAVILIYLLAIFPLAFSDKMTLRHLLGNWSEIENMFWYVFGTFTNSLTFQGENSWSNTRKTSTRMLIGIYWVFTIIITACYTGSIIAFITLPVEPERIDGIEQLSRGFFRVGTLDRGGWERWFLNSSHKQTNKLLKDLRFVSSVDEGIRNVTEAFLISYAFIGSKGELEFLIKSNLSHQFENKRYGLHVSRECFALYGVSMVFPPNSVHRDPINNAILYMQEAGLIGKLNRDVTWETMKTKDGRRKEASVGEVLRSTAPSERGLTLADTEGMFLLMLFGYVVALGVLISEWVGGCTNKCREVLKERAERLKAAAAEIAAAATAGSDNGSLPVSSPTSTNRNSPHKRTGPNGVENSLPASGNGSATVRRIRLTGEDSENEPNEYDVPPDAASDGGSSLQRHSLSECLSEVSAHTMQDLYNGPDRRHSTIVFLDGQLMSEEEAQRKVARSKSRHRHSLSSVLEREVSQLFRFLGKESPHSARADESSDAGGLVRRGAGRERKEMKVAVEINARATEEGQQGPGAAVGRRSIEATFGEKLLH; via the exons ATGTTCAAACGGATAGTTTTAGCTGTAATTAATATAGTGTTTCTGATAGTTGGTACAACGGCGTTCGCTTCCCTGCACCATCCGGAGAGTTTCAATCAGCAGCTCATCCGCTACAAAGGTCGCGACTCATCGAACGGGTACTTTGAGCTTGCCAGTGAAGCGTACTACACCGGTGCGTATGATCTCGTGGAGGAGCTAAACGAAACCGCCACATGTTGGCGGGCCGACTGTCGGGAGCAATCGAACGGCTCCCCGGTAGTCCGTGACCGGCGCCGTGTAGATCCCACCTTCTACGGACATCCGAAAACGCGGGAACAAATCTGGGAGCGCAACTTTGCCCACGTCATCGAGGACAATCGGCAAACGCTCTCGCTAGTGACACTGCTGAACAAGATCATCCTGAAGTATCTGCACAGCTGCATACCGATCGTACTGTTCGACACGTACGTCGCCACTACGGAGAACTACATGCTGGAGGCACTGTTCAGCGACTTTCCCATCACCTACATCACGGGGCGCATCGGACCGAACTACACGCTCGACAATCCGGGCATACTGGAACCGACCGGGCCACAGTGCCGCAGCTACATCATCTTCCTCGCGGACGTCATGATGACGCGCAAAGTGATCGGTCCACAGATGAACAGCTACGTCGTGCTGATACCGCGCTCGAGCCAGTGGAAGCTGCAGGAGTTTCTGGCGGCGAAGCAGTCGCGCGACATCATCAATCTGCTCGTGATCGGTGAATCGTACTCGGTGGACAAACGCATCAACAACGAACAGCCGTACGTGCTGTACACGCACGAGCTGTACATCGATGGGCTCGGTGCGAACCGGCCGCAGGTACTGACCTCCTGGATTGGGAACAAGTTCTCGCGCAACAATGTGAACCTGTTCCCGAGGAAGCTGCGCAAAGGATTCTCCGGACATAGGTTCACGGTGAAGGCGGCCCACCAACCGCCGTTCATGATCAAGCGCCTGTCGACGGACGGGGTGGGCAATGTGAACATACGGTGGGAAGGGTTGGAGATGCGGCTGTTGCGTGTGATGGCGCAGTATCTTAACTTTACGTACGACATTATCGAGCCGGGCAGAACGGAACTGGG CCCCGGAGACGCTGTTGTGGAAGAGATTAAGCGTGGACAGGGCGATATGGGCCTGGCCGGTATTTATGTGACGATTGAACGTAACCTTGCCACCGAGATGTCCGTGTCACATTCGACCGACTGTGCCGCCTTCTTGACGCTAATGTCCAGTGCTTTGCCACG ATACCGTGCGATCTTGGGACCATTCCAGTGGCCCGTCTGGGTAGCGGTGATTCTCATCTATCTGTTGGCCATTTTTCCACTCGCTTTTTCCGACAAAATGACACTGCGCCATCTGCTGGGCAACTGGAGCGAGATCGAGAACATGTTCTGGTACGTGTTTGGGACGTTCACGAACAGTCTTACCTTTCAGGGTGAGAATTCGTGGAGCAACACGCGGAAGACGTCGACTCGTATGCTGATTG gcaTTTATTGGGTGTTCACGATCATTATTACCGCGTGCTATACGGGCTCGATCATCGCCTTCATCACGCTTCCTGTAGAGCCGGAACGTATCGATGGCATCGAGCAGCTGTCCAGGGGATTCTTTCGCGTTGGCACACTGGATCGGGGCGGTTGGGAACGTTGGTTCCTTAACTCGAgccacaaacaaacgaacaaattgCTAAAGGACCTCCGGTTTGTGAGCAGCGTTGATGAAGGCATCCGCAACGTGACTGAAGCGTTCCTCATCTCGTACGCCTTCATTGGATCGAAGGGAGAGTTGGAGTTCCTGATCAAATCGAACCTGTCGCATCA GTTTGAAAACAAACGCTACGGACTGCACGTCAGCCGAGAATGTTTCGCCCTGTACGGTGTGTCGATGGTGTTTCCGCCCAACTCCGTCCATCGCGATCCAATTAACAATGCGATCCTGTACATGCAGGAAGCCGGCCTAATAGGCAAACTGAACAGGGACGTCACGTGGGAAACGATGAAAACGAAGGACGGTCGCCGGAAGGAAGCTTCCGTCGGTGAAGTGCTCCGATCGACGGCGCCCTCCGAACGTGGCCTAACACTCGCCGACACGGAGGGTATGTTTCTGCTAATGCTGTTCGGGTACGTCGTGGCACTCGGTGTGCTCATCTCTGAATGGGTTGGCGGCTGCACCAACAAGTGCCGCGAAGTGCTGAAGGAACGGGCGGAGCGTTTGAAGGCGGCTGCAGCTGAAATTGCggccgctgccaccgccggAAGCGATAACGGTTCGCTGCCTGTGTCATCACCCACCTCGACCAACCGGAACTCACCACATAAAAGGACAGGTCCCAATGGGGTGGAAAATTCCCTCCCAGCCAGTGGAAATGGATCGGCAACAGTACGTCGTATACGGCTTACCGGGGAAGATTCCGAGAACGAACCAAACGAGTACGACGTACCGCCGGATGCAGCCAGTGACGGTGGATCTTCGCTGCAAAGGCACAGTCTGTCGGAGTGCTTGTCGGAGGTCAGTGCGCATACGATGCAGGATCTGTACAATGGCCCCGACCGGCGCCATTCCACGATCGTGTTCCTGGACGGTCAGCTAATGTCGGAAGAGGAAGCGCAGCGCAAGGTTGCGCGCAGCAAGTCCCGACACCGGCACAGCTTAAGCTCCGTGCTGGAGCGGGAAGTTAGTCAGCTGTTTCGGTTCCTGGGAAAGGAATCACCGCACAGTGCACGAGCCGACGAGTCAAGTGATGCGGGTGGACTGGTACGGAGAGGTGCTGGACGCGAGCGGAAAGAGATGAAGGTGGCAGTGGAGATCAATGCCCGAGCGACTGAGGAAGGGCAGCAAGGGCCGGGAGCAGCCGTAGGTCGTCGCAGTATAGAGGCTACTTTCGGGGAAAAGCTGTTGCATTGA
- the LOC133393647 gene encoding hatching enzyme 1.2-like gives MILVDTCVFRLRTILVIGLVIAMRQCSGQLYRSESAEVGRRVKNYDSQNQQQPAHELGFGYYYQGDIMLPTEPKGQDRLSVAEEYTSTVWPNGIVPYYIAPNTFSLNEIFTIERAMQVFHAKTCVRFVPRRPETPYFVQITNRPTGCYSFIGRSLNNTRNLMNLQTPACLTGGTPMHEMMHVLGFFHEVSRPDRDDYIYVNRSALIPKFQTDTFYESNLAKYDQFVETYNIGYNYGSVMHYSRYAGASDRRYPVLVNRKPYDKPDFGNNTLSPSDIEGIKFRYCRNASGIYRLNWLQQIPTTVLGSRPV, from the exons ATGATTCTGGTGGACACATGCGTGTTTCGGTTAAGAACGATTTTAGTGATCGGTTTAGTGATCGCGATGAGACAGTGCTCTGGGCAGTTATATCGATCAGAGAGCGCTGAAGTAG GTCGACGGGTTAAAAACTATGACAGCcaaaaccagcagcagccggcacACGAGCTTGGCTTCGGGTATTACTACCAAGGTGATATTATGCTGCCGACCGAGCCCAAAGGCCAGGACCGGCTGTCGGTGGCCGAGGAGTACACGTCCACCGTATGGCCGAACGGGATCGTACCGTACTACATCGCGCCGAACACATTCT CACTGAACGAGATCTTCACAATCGAACGCGCCATGCAGGTGTTTCACGCGAAAACGTGCGTCCGGTTTGTGCCGCGGAGGCCGGAAACGCCGTACTTTGTGCAGATCacgaaccgaccgaccggctgCTATTCGTTTATAGGTCGTTCATTAAACAACACCCGGAATTTGATGAATCTGCAGACGCCCGCGTGTCTGACCGGCGGTACCCCGATGCACGAGATGATGCACGTTCTCGGCTTTTTCCACGAGGTGAGCCGGCCCGATCGGGACGACTACATCTACGTCAACCGAAGCGCCCTTATACCGAAATTTCAAA CGGATACGTTCTATGAGAGCAATTTGGCTAAATATGATCAATTTGTAGAGACATACAACATTGGCTACAACTATGGCAGCGTTATGCATTACTCGCGGTATGCGGGCGCAAGCGATCGTAGATATCCGGTGCTGGTGAACCGG AAACCATATGATAAGCCGGACTTTGGCAACAACACGCTCAGCCCGTCCGACATTGAGGGCATCAAGTTTCGGTACTGCCGCAATGCGAGCGGTATCTATAGGCTCAACTGGTTGCAACAGATTCCCACCACCGTCCTTGGATCACGACCCGTTTGA
- the LOC4578395 gene encoding hatching enzyme 1.2 yields MILVDTCVFRFRTILVIGLVIAMRQCSGQLYRSESAEVGRRVKNYDSRYQQQPAHELGFGYYYQGDIMLPTEPKSQDRLSVAEEHTSTVWPNAIVPYYITPNAFTPNEIRIIERAMQVFHAKTCVRFVPRTPDTPYYVQITNRPAGCYASVGRVQDNNQNVMNLQAPGCLAGGTPMHEMMHILGFLHEVSRPDRDDYIYVNRSALEPRYQTDSFYRNNFAKYERDIETYNIDYNYGSIMHYTRYAGARDRRYPVLVNLKPYDEPDFGNNTLSPSDIESIQFRYCRNASGLFWLNPFQMVTTTFLGTRHSSRLRG; encoded by the exons ATGATTCTGGTGGACACATGCGTGTTTCGGTTTAGAACGATTCTAGTGATCGGTTTAGTGATCGCGATGAGACAGTGCTCTGGGCAGTTGTACCGATCGGAGAGCGCTGAAGTAG GTCGAAGGGTTAAAAACTATGACAGCcggtaccagcagcagccagcacaCGAGCTTGGCTTCGGGTACTACTACCAGGGCGACATTATGCTGCCGACCGAGCCCAAAAGCCAGGACCGGCTGTCAGTGGCCGAGGAGCATACGTCAACAGTATGGCCGAACGCGATCGTACCGTACTACATCACACCGAACGCATTCA CACCGAACGAGATCCGCATAATCGAACGCGCCATGCAGGTGTTTCACGCGAAAACGTGCGTCCGGTTTGTGCCACGAACGCCGGACACGCCGTACTACGTGCAGATCACGAACCGGCCGGCCGGCTGCTACGCGTCGGTGGGTCGCGTGCAAGACAACAACCAGAACGTGATGAATCTGCAGGCGCCCGGGTGTCTAGCCGGCGGCACACCGATGCACGAGATGATGCACATTCTCGGCTTTCTGCACGAGGTGAGCCGGCCCGATCGGGACGACTACATCTACGTCAACCGAAGCGCCCTTGAGCCAAGATATCAAA CGGATTCATTTTATAGGAACAATTTTGCTAAATATGAGCGAGACATAGAGACATACAACATTGACTATAACTATGGCAGCATTATGCATTACACGCGGTATGCGGGCGCCAGAGATCGCAGATATCCGGTGCTGGTGAATCTG AAACCCTACGATGAGCCAGACTTTGGCAACAACACGCTCAGCCCGTCCGACATTGAAAGCATCCAGTTCCGGTACTGCCGCAATGCGAGCGGTCTCTTCTGGCTCAACCCGTTCCAGATGGTTACTACCACCTTCCTCGGCACACGACATTCGTCCCGTTTGAGAGGATAA
- the LOC1277464 gene encoding histone demethylase UTY isoform X2, whose amino-acid sequence MLKVNGDYEQSLKHLQLALNDSSPCTLAQLEIRFHVAHLYEVQNKYRTAKEAYERLLASKQLTSSLKADIYRQLGWMYHTVELLGDKVQRERLAIHCLQKSIEAEPRSGQTLYLLGRCFAGINKVHDAFIAYRNSVEKSEGNADTWCSIGVLYQQQNQPMDALQAYICAVQLDKSHSAAWTNLGILYESCNQPRDAYACFRNATINQDQQKDRTVSACEKSTVPAASTGTTTAATGGATTAAAASGTSSVTANSAAAGTPETSSSSGTPTAGTTAPNTQPTVLGGDLSNGGNNGANSNNSSSCRSQSLTQRIKFLQQHLGNAPMPSITSKRRQLPSIEEAWNLPISNEMSSRQQQTAQAQQRQFQKGYGQGAQYHPGQQPQQQQVGSNNGLPNKRFKQEDGRPGSGPAGGGVVGTVAGQPVPPFYLNQQQVLQLQFLQNQNNLTAQQQAMLQTLTNQYRLMREHQLRLQQQRSQQLQQQQQAAGFQGQPPQQGGNGGFGLAAGNKTPQSGIVPQTGFVNDGHFSPATGQSQQTAGMPYKSAGTYAPSGFTVPSGQAAATTPGGFTQITSGSNHQADIAIQSILDDKATFAESLLKQLSSPTGDGKDVSDPSTTTTTSSSTKSPPIKAEATSTTTAAAAGSGAKRQLLTGSKQQQHPDIKLEPVVKLEKLPSPSSGGLDGSSSSSASSSSVGGDFKISMSAKDIQQLVRKQRQAGELKDVPAVCSVLSADAPPPCPPDCPPTRLTREQLQPPTPSVFLENKKDAFSPQLQEFCLKHPIAVVRQLGAALKLDLGLFSTKTLVEANPDHTVEVRTQVHQSPDENWDGNKNSKVWACISHRSHTTIAKYAQYQASSFSDKIKEERDKLAGISTASTNSDSDSKDSISNSGSACGGGGGTGATSGGGTGTGGGNSSAAGNGKRKKCKNGNKMLRFGTNVDLSDERKWKAQLQELQKLPPFARVVSAANMLSHVGHMILGMNTVQLYMKVPGSRTPGHQENNNFCSININIGPGDCEWFATPDSYWGGIQALCEKNNINYLHGSWWPALEDLYAENIPVYRFTQRPGDLVWVNAGCVHWVQAIGWCNNIAWNVGPLTARQYQLAVERYEWNKLESYKSIVPMVHLSWNLARNIKVSDPKMFESIKTCLMQTMKHCMQVLEYVKSLHIEVRFHGRGKNEASHYCGQCEVEVFNVLFIREQEKRHIVHCMGCARKQSPGLQGFVCLEEYTLDELMQVYDAFVLHTPPPPLPPIAAPPAQSPQHVQQPASSPAGALINVSSSSTAVAAATSCSSSSASAAGGGAGAGGGTGSVPVAS is encoded by the exons ATGCTCAAGGTGAATGGAGATTACGAGCAATCGCTAAAGCACCTGCAGCTAGCACTCAACGATTCGTCCCCGTGCACCCTAGCGCAGCTTGAGA TCCGCTTTCACGTCGCCCATCTGTATGAGGTGCAGAACAAGTACAGGACAGCGAAGGAGGCATACGAGCGGCTACTGGCAAGCAAGCAGCTGACGTCGTCACTGAAGGCCGACATCTACCGGCAGCTGGGATGGATGTACCACACCGTTGAGCTGCTCGGCGACAAGGTGCAACGGGAGCGGCTCGCCATCCACTGTCTGCAGAAGTCGATCGAGGCGGAACCGCGCTCGGGCCAGACGCTCTACCTGCTCGGCCGCTGCTTCGCCGGCATCAACAAGGTGCACGACGCGTTCATCGCCTACCGGAACTCGGTGGAGAAGAGCGAAGGGAACGCGGACACATGGTGCTCCATCGG AGTGCTCTACCAGCAGCAGAACCAGCCTATGGATGCGCTGCAGGCCTACATCTGTGCCGTGCAGCTAGATAAGTCACACTCAGCCGCCTGGACCAACCTGGGCATACTGTACGAGAGCTGCAATCAGCCGCGGGACGCATACGCCTGCTTCCGCAACGCCACCATCAACCAGGACCAGCAGAAAGACCGTACGGTCAGTGCGTGCGAGAAGTCAACCGTACCGGCCGCTTCAACCGGCACTACTACAGCGGCGACCGGTGGTGCAACAaccgcagccgccgccagcGGAACGTCGTCGGTTACGGCGAACAGCGCGGCCGCGGGCACACCGgaaacgagcagcagcagcggcacccCAACAGCAGGGACAACAGCACCCAATACTCAGCCGACGGTGCTCGGTGGTGATCTAAGCAACGGTGGCAACAACGGTGCCAACagtaacaacagcagcagctgcagatCGCAAAGCCTTACCCAGCGTATCAAATTCCTGCAGCAGCATCTCGGTAACGCTCCTATGCCGAGCATAACGTCCAAACGGCGGCAGCTACCGTCAATTGAGGAGGCCTGGAATCTGCCCATTTCCAATGAGATGAGTTCGCGACAGCAACAGACCGCCCAGGCACAGCAACGCCAGTTTCAGAAAGGCTACGGACAG GGTGCCCAGTACCATCCCGGAcagcagccgcaacagcagcaagtgGGCAGCAACAATGGTCTGCCGAACAAGCGCTTCAAGCAGGAGGATGGCAGACCCGGCAGCGGaccagctggtggtggtgtggtcgGAACGGTGGCCGGCCAGCCGGTGCCACCGTTCTACCTTAACCAGCAGCAGGTGTTGCAGCTGCAGTTCCTGCAGAACCAGAACAATCTGACCGCCCAGCAGCAGGCCATGCTGCAGACGCTCACCAACCAGTACCGGTTGATGAGGGAGCACCAGCTGCGccttcagcagcagcgaagtcagcagctgcaacagcaacaacaggccGCCGGGTTCCAGGGACAGCCGCCGCAGCAGGGCGGTAACGGTGGGTTTGGGCTGGCGGCAGGGAACAAGACGCCCCAGTCGGGTATCGTGCCGCAGACGGGCTTCGTGAACGATGGCCACTTCTCGCCAGCGACCGGACAGTCGCAGCAGACGGCGGGCATGCCGTACAAGTCGGCCGGTACGTACGCACCGTCCGGGTTTACGGTGCCGAGCGGTCAGGCAGCGGCAACGACGCCGGGAGGCTTCACACAGATCACCTCCGGCTCGAATCATCAGGCCGATATAG CCATTCAGTCCATCCTCGACGACAAGGCTACATTCGCCGAATCCCTGCTCAAACAGCTTAGCTCACCAACGGGAGACGGCAAAGACGTGTCCGacccctccaccaccaccaccaccagcagcagtaccaaGTCCCCACCGATAAAAGCGGAAGCAACCTCGACGACGACAGCGGCAGCCGCCGGCAGTGGTGCGAAACGGCAACTGCTAACcggcagcaagcagcagcagcacccggaCATCAAGCTGGAACCGGTCGTAAAGCTCGAGAAGCTACCCTCCCCCTCCAGCGGAGGTTTGGACGGATCGTCGTCCTCTTccgcttcctcctcctccgtcgGCGGTGACTTTAAGATCTCAATGTCGGCGAAAGACATCCAGCAGCTGGTGCGCAAGCAGCGCCAGGCGGGCGAGCTGAAGGACGTGCCGGCCGTCTGCTCGGTCCTGTCGGCCGATGCGCCCCCGCCCTGCCCGCCCGACTGTCCACCGACACGGCTTACCCGCGAACAGCTCCAACCCCCGACGCCGTCCGTGTTTTTGGAGAACAAAAAGGACGCGTTCAGTCCGCAGCTGCAGGAGTTTTGCCTGAAGCATCCGATCGCGGTGGTGAGGCAGCTCGGTGCGGCCCTGAAGCTGGATTTGGGGCTGTTTTCGACCAAAACGCTTGTGGAGGCGAACCCGGACCACACGGTGGAGGTGCGGACGCAGGTACATCAGTCACCGGACGAGAACTGGGACGGAAACAAGAACTCGAAGGTGTGGGCTTGCATATCGCACCGATCgcacaccaccatcgccaAGTACGCGCAGTACCAGGCGTCGAGCTTTTCGGACAAGATTAAG GAGGAGCGTGACAAGCTGGCCGGCATTTCGACCGCCTCCaccaactccgactccgactcgAAGGATTCCATCTCGAACAGTGGCAGTgcgtgcggcggcggcggtggcacgGGAGCGACCAGCGGTGGAGGAACCGGTACCGGTGGCGGTAACAGTTCCGCTGCCGGCAACGGCAAACGGAAGAAGTGCAAAAACGGTAACAAAATGTTACGCTTCGGCACGAACGTCGATCTGTCCGATGAGCGCAAGTGGAAGGCGCAGCTGCAGGAGCTACAGAAGCTGCCACCGTTTGCGCGCGTCGTTTCGGCCGCCAACATGCTGTCACACGTCGGTCACATGATCCTTGGGATGAACACGGTGCAGCTGTACATGAAGGTGCCGGGTAGTAGGACGCCCGGTCACCAGGAGAACAACAACTTCTGCTCGATCAACATCAATATTGGGCCGGGCGATTGTGAGTGGTTTGCGACGCCCGACTCGTACTGGGGCGGCATCCAGGCGCTGTGCGAGAAGAATAACATCAACTATCTGCACGGGTCGTGGTGGCCGGCGCTCGAGGATCTGTACGCGGAGAACATACCGGTGTACCGGTTCACGCAACGGCCGGGCGATCTGGTGTGGGTTAATGCGGG atGTGTCCACTGGGTGCAGGCCATCGGCTGGTGTAATAATATTGCCTGGAACGTGGGCCCACTGACGGCGCGACAATATCAGCTGGCGGTGGAGCGGTACGAGTGGAACAAGCTCGAAAGCTACAAGAGCATCGTGCCGATGGTGCATCTGAGCTGGAATCTCGCCCGCAATATCAAGGTGTCCGACCCGAAGATGTTTGAATCGATCAA AACCTGCCTAATGCAGACGATGAAACACTGTATGCAGGTGCTGGAGTACGTAAAGTCCTTGCACATCGAGGTCCGGTTTCATGGGCGCGGTAAAAACGAAGCATCACACTACTGCGGCCAATGTGAG GTGGAAGTGTTCAATGTGCTGTTCATTCGCGAGCAGGAAAAGCGCCACATCGTGCACTGTATGGGTTGCGCCCGGAAGCAGTCGCCCGGGCTGCAGGGTTTCGTGTGCCTCGAGGAGTACACGCTGGACGAGCTGATGCAGGTGTACGATGCGTTCGTGCTGCATACACCGCCCCCGCCACTGCCACCGATTGCAGCACCGCCAGCGCAATCGCCCCAGCACGTCCAGCAGCCCGCCTCCTCTCCGGCCGGAGCGCTGATAAATGTAAGCTCTTCTTCTActgccgtcgccgccgccacATCGTGTTCATCGTCGTCCGCGTCGGCtgctggcggtggtgctggtgctggtggtggcacTGGATCGGTGCCGGTGGCTTCGTAA